The genomic interval ACATCTTCGAGTATCGGCCCCACCGTTCCAATGCGGCGGTCATTGTCGTTATCACCGTTTACAGAAACTACAGGAGAGGTTTCGGTCAATCCGTATCCTTCCTGCACCGGAATGCCCGCAGCTAAGAAGATCCGAGCCAACTTGGGATTTAACGCGGCACTTCCAGAGGCAACTGCTTTCACCTTACCTCCAAGCGCTTCTTGCCACTTGCTGAAGATTAGTTTTCGGGCAATACCCAGCTTCATTTTATAGAAGGCTGACTTTCCGACCACATCGTATTCTTCTCCTACGCTTACCGCCCAGAAAAAGAGTGCTTTTTTAACACCAGTCAATTCCTCTCCCTTGGCGATTATGCGGTCGTATACTTTCTCCAAAAGTCGTGGCACGGCCGTAAAGACTTCGGGTTGCACTTCGCGAATATCATCCCCGATCGTGTCCAGTGATTCAGCGTAGTACAAGGACACTCCTGAATAGACATATAAGTAGATAATCATTCGCTCATAGATGTGGCAGAGCGGCAAGAAGCTCACTCCTTTTGCCTGAGCATCTACCGGAAGGCGTGGACGGCTGCCCATCACGTTGCTCACAATATTGCTGTGGCTGAGCATCACCCCTTTAGGCGTCCCGGTCGTACCCGAGGTGTAAATCAGGGTCGCTAGGTCTTCATATTTGACCTTATCCATGAGTTCTTTCACCTCAGATTGATTGCTCGCATCTTCCCCAAGAGCCAGTACTTCGGACCAGTTCTTTGCTCCCTCAACCTCATCAAAGGTGTAGACCTCGCCGAGTGATGGAATTTCGGGCTTGCACCGCATAACCTTTTCGTATAGCTCACGATCCGACACAAAACAGAGCTTGATGCCCGCATCGTTAAAGATGTACTTGTAATCAGATTCTGAGGCCGTCGGATAAATCGGCACGTCCTGTGCTCCAATTTGAAGTATTCCCATGTCAACGATGTTCCACTCCGTACGGTTGTTGGAAATCATCGCGATTTTATCATCGGGCCGCAGGCCCATACGCAGCAGGGCACGAGAAATTTTATTGGCTTGGTCGACGAATTCTTGGGTAGAAGTATGGACCCATTTCCCATTCACTTTGCTGGCGATGGCATCCTTCTTGGGGTGATGTGCCAAGGCGTAATAAGGGAAGTCAAAGAGCCTTTTAATTTCCATATCGGTCGTTTTTTCTTTCAATTCAGTTCCTAAATATAACCGAAAGAACTTTTTTGGTTCATGCTCTGACCAATCTTTGGTATTTTTGCGGCAAATTCTGACATCGATGACCGATACCAACACGCGACTCACCACTCTAGAAGATGCCCAAAACCTCGGGCTACTTGAATCTGAATACGAATTGATCCAGGAGCGCCTCGGTCGCGTTCCCAACTTCACGGAGTTGAGCGTCTATTCAGTGATGTGGAGCGAGCACTGCTCGTACAAAAATTCCATCCTCTGGTTGAAGAAATTGCCGAAGGACGGACCGCATATGTTGGTGGAGGCCGGTGAAGAAAATGCCGGGTTGGTCGATATTGGAGATGGATTGGCGTGCGCCTTCAAAATTGAGTCGCACAACCACCCATCGGCCTTGGAGCCTTACCAAGGTGCAGCGACTGGTGTGGGCGGAATTAACCGCGACATCTTTACCATGGGTGCTCGTCCGATTGCTCAGTTGAACTCGCTTCGATTCGGAAACTTGGAAGAAGCGCGGACAAAGTGGTTGCTCGAAGGTGTGACCAAAGGAATTGGAGACTATGGAAACGCCTTTGGTATTCCAATCGTTGGTGGTGAGGTGTACTTCGATGAAAGCTACAACCAGAACCCATTGGTGAATGCTTTTTCGGCCGGTATTATGGAAGTCGGCGAAATGATCAGCGCTACTTCTAGCGGTGCGGGCAATCCGGTATACATCGTTGGTTCATCGACCGGAAAAGACGGAATTCACGGAGCCGCTTTTGCCTCTAAAGACATTACCGAAGAGTCAGCAGAAGACTTACCCGCTGTACAGGTGGGAGATCCGTTCCAAGAAAAACTCCTCCTCGAGGCGACATTGGAATTGGCGAAGACGGACTGCATCGTCGGAATGCAGGATATGGGTGCTGCTGGTATCACCTGTTCGAGCTGCGAAATGAGCGCGGCTGGTGAGCACGGTATGGACCTCTGGTTGGACAAAGTTCCTACCCGTCAAGACAATATGCAGGCCTGGGAGATTTTGCTCAGCGAATCGCAAGAGCGCATGCTGGTGGTCGTGAAAAAAGGCACGGAGAAAGAAGTTGAGGCCATCTTTGACAAGTGGGATTTGAACTGCGCGGAGATCGGTGTGGTCACTGAGGGCGGTCAAGTACGCTACTTCATGAATGATGAGCTCGTGGCGGAAGTCCCTGCAGAGCACTTAGTGTTGGGCGGCGGAGCTCCACAATACGAGCGCGAGTACAAAGAGCCTGCCTACTACGAGGAATACAAGAAATTCGACATCAACAGTGTTTCCGAGCCTTCAGACCTGGTTGCTGTTGCTAAGAAACTCATGGGTGCACCGAACATCGCATCGAAGAAGTGGGTCTACGAACAGTACGACTCCATGGTGGGAACCGTGAACATGAGCACCAACCAACCCACCGACGCAGGATTGGTCAACATTAAAGACACCGATCGTGCACTGGCCTTTACGGTAGATTGTAATTCTCGCTACGTCCATGCGGACCCAGAAGTGGGAACAGCCATCGCTGTATCTGAGGCTGCACGTAATATCGTTTGTTCGGGAGGAGAGCCCAGTGCCATCACGAACTGCCTGAACTTCGGTAATCCATATAATCCTGAAGCCTACTGGCAGTTTGTCGGGGCCATCAAGGGGATGAGTGCCGCATGTGAGAAGTTCCAAACCCCCGTCACGGGAGGTAATGTGAGCTTCTACAACCAAAGTGTCATCGGTGATGAGACCGTACCGGTTCACCCAACTCCGACGATTGGTATGATGGGAATCGTTCAGGACAAAAAGAACATCACCCCACTCGGGTTTCAGAAGAAGGGAGATTTGATCTATCTCATCGGTGACCCAAAAGAAGATATCTCGAGCTCTGAGTACCTGGTGCATCACCACGGCATCAAGGCCAGTCCAGCACCGCATTTTGACTTGGACGAGGAGTTCAACATGCAAGATGCTCTGAAGAAACTGATTAAAGCGGGTACCATCAGCTCCGCACATGACGTGAGTGAGGGAGGACTATTCGTCGCCTTGGCAGAAGCTTCTTTCGTTAACGACCTCGGATTCGATGTCTTAACCGACAGCGAGATTCGCGAAGACGCCTACCTCTTTGGGGAAAGCCAAAGCCGCGTTGTGGTGAGTGTAGATCCCGATGAGGAAGATGACTTCATCACCATCTTAATGGATGCGGGAGTGCGCTTTACGCTCTTGGGACATGTAACCAAAGGGAAGTTTGTCGTAGACGAGCAGCCTTATGGAATGGTGAATGAATACAAAGAAGTTCACTCAGAGAGCATTGGCCTTCAGATGGCCCACTAATTGACTTCCTGTAAATACTGAAGATATCGTTTCGCAGCTGTGCGGAAACGATAATTGTAGTGCTCGCTTGCGGCCTCGAGCTGCTCGCGCCAGCGTACGTCTTTACACTCCACGGTGCGCAGAGCGCGCCAAGCATTTTCCCGTGTTTGGCGATTGTAGGCCTCTGATCCAAAGCCCAGTAGGTATTTCAGGGATTGATCCTCGCCGTCCAAGGCGTATTTCCACATGGCCCGACGCACTTCAAGATTGTTTCCATTATTTCCGGGATAGGTATCCTGAAGCAAGTAGGCAAAGCGCTCGGCATCGCGTTCCATTAAGTCGTCCAAAAGCGTTTCTAGGAATAGAGGGCTTCCTGTTTTCCAAAGCTCTGAGATGAGCGTGGAATCCAAGAGGGATGGATCACCCTGCCCCAAGTACCAAGCGGTTTCGTACAGCTCTTCTCGACTCGATTGCAGCCATTGTGTACCGACTTGCACTGCCTCTTCGGGATAGTAAATAAAGTTGCGGGCCCAAAGCTTTCGAAGGTCATCGTCCAGCGGCATGGCGGTCAGCCAATCTTCGGCTGGAGCCAGACCAGGGAATCTACTGAGTTCTTTCAGGGCTTGGGCTCTGGAAAAGTAATGTGCGGTATCCTGACTTATGGCCAAAAGCTCTTCCATGGTGTAGGGATGCACAAACTGTTTGAGCACGATTCCGTCTGGATCGTAGAGGATGTAGGCAATCCTCTGTCCTTCGGGAAGGCTCACCGTCCATCGGTGTTGGCGATCTACAACGAATTCCCGACCGCTCAAACGGCCTCCGCCTTCCAGTACGATTTCCCAGTTCCAACCGAAGCGGAAGGGCTCGGATTCTTGAAATTGGTTGAGGGTGAATCCGTAGACCGTCTGTTCTTCTGAACGCGTGGTGTCTACATCGACCCGTAGGGTCGGAACACCGGCCTCATAAATCCACTGGTCCCAAAACCAGCCCAGGGATCGGCCGGCGACATCGCTGAAGTAGTTGAGCAACTCCTCCGAGTCTACCAGTCCGAATCCGTTTTCAATGACGTATTGGGAAATGACCCGGCGGAACACCACGTCTCCCACTTCTTCGCGGAGCATGTCCAGGACGAGGCGGCCCTTTTGATAGTGAATCAGGGATCCTGCCGCGTTGTGTTGAAGCGGGTAAGCGTTGGACGACTCCCGGGTGGTGACCAGTCCGTAATCGCGCCAGCGTCTGTAATCGGCGACTTCATCCCCGAGCATGGCGCGCTCACCTAGGGCGCCGTAATAGGTCGCAAACCCCTCTTGCAACCAATGATCATGGCCGGTTCGTGCGGTCAGCCAATCTCCAAACCAATGGTGGGCCATTTCGTGGGCGTTGACATAGACGTAATTTTCATCGATCCGCGAGCGCCAATCCACCATGTACCGGTCATTTAATACGACCGCAGTCGTGTTCTCCATGGCGCCATAAAGAAAGTACTCAACAGGAGCTTGACGATAAGCGGACCACGGGTAGGCCACGCCGATTTCCTCTTCCAAATAGGACAAGAGTTGGTTGGTCTCCACAAAGGTGGGTTCTGCCTGTTCCGGAAGGTCGGGATAGAAGTAATTTTCAACGGGCGTGCCGAAGGGACTCCGCTGACGCATAACATCGTACTCCCCAATGATCAGGGCCATGAGGTAGGTGCTCTGTGGCCGATTCATGGCGTATTTCCAATACGTCTTTCTACCTCGCTCTTCTTTGACTTCCAAGGCCCCATTACTGATCACTTCAAAGTCCTTGTCGAACTCGAGGGCAATGGACGTGACCACTTTGTCGTGCTGAAGGTCAAAACAGGGCACCCAGTGCCGGTTTTTGATTCCCTGACCTTGGGTCCAGATTTGCTTCAGGCCGTTTCCATCCCATCCGTTGAAATACATCCCCTTTTTTGGAAAGGCCTCGTAGATAATGGTCATTTGGCTTTCGCCCTTCACGGGCGGATGCGGGAACACATGCACCCCTTGCTCATCCTGACGAAAGCGGAGCTCCACTCCATTGATCACGACCGACTCAATTTCCATATCTCGGGCGTGCAGATACATAGAATCCACACTGGCCCTCAAGGGAGAAAAGGTATAGGCCACCGTTCCCCGTACGCGTTTCTTCTTCGGTTGAAGTTCCAATTCCAGATCAAGGGTGTGAAAGTCCACCACGCGCTCCACCGGAATTTGGGTGGAATCGTACTCTTGCCCAGAGGCGAAAAGTGAAGAAAACAGTAGGAGATACAGCAGGTTCTTCATTCGTTTGACCTTTACACCATTTTGGTAAGGCCCTGAATTTCCAGGACACATTAATTTCACAAGGGTCGAAAAGTAAGAATATTTAGCTTTGCCCTATGTCCTCTTCGCAGCACATTCTGTACGGCCCTATCGAGTACCTCAAGGGGGTAGGTCCGCAGCGCGGGGAGCTGCTCAAAAGCGAACTGGGCATTCACCGCCTCGGCGATTTACTCTACCTCTTTCCCTTCCGGTACATCGACCGGACCCAGTATCATAAGATTGTGGACCTACGGTCCGATGTGACCGAAGTCCAACTGGTCGGCCGCATCGTTCAAATTGAAGAAGTCGGTCACGGTCGTCAAAAACGCCTGGTTGCCCGATTCGAAGACGAAACAGGCCAGATTGACCTCGTTTGGTTTCAAGGCGGAAAGTGGATCAAAAACACCCTTCAGATCAACGAGCGATACGTGGTTTTTGGCAAGCCTAAGAACTTCAAGAATCGATACAACATCCCACACCCTGAACTCGAAAAGTGGGAAGATCATGAGCGCTCGATTCGAAGCGCTCTTCAACCTGTCTATCCCAGCACAGAGAAACTCACCCAAAAGGGACTGCACAGCAAGGGTATTGGAAAGCTTCAGGAGGCCCTGTGGCAACAAGTTCAGGGCCTTGTGGGTGATACGGTCGACGTTTCGTTTCGAAAAGATCACCGCCTCCTTCCTTTAGAAGAGGCCCTGCTCAACATCCATTTCCCACGAAACATCGAACTCCTGGAAAAAGCCCGCTTTAGACTCAAGTTCGAAGAGCTGTTTTTCATTCAAGTGGGTCTGGTCCAACAAAAGAGCCTGCGCCATCAAAAATTGGGCAGCTATTCCTTTGAAAAAATTGGAGCGGCCTTCAACGATTTCTACGCCCATGGACTACCCTTTGAATTGACAGGAGCCCAGAAAAGGGTGATCAAAGAAATTCGTCGTGACGTGGGGTCTGGACATCAGATGAACCGCTTGCTCCAAGGGGACGTGGGGTCCGGGAAAACCATCGTGGCGTTGATGACCATGTTCATGGCGCTGGACAACGGATACCAGGCCTGCTTGATGGCGCCTACGGAAATTTTGGCGCAGCAGCATTACCAGGGTTTGAGCGAACTCATCGGCCCGCAGGGCCATCGCATAGAACTCCTTACCGGATCGGTGAAAACTGCCGCTAGAAAGCCCATTCTCGCGGACTTAGCCAGCGGAGATTTGCCCTTTATCGTGGGGACGCACGCGCTTTTGGAGGACAAGGTGAAGTTCAAAAATCTGGGTCTGGTAGTGATCGATGAGCAGCATCGTTTTGGTGTGGCGCAGCGGGCGAAAATGTGGAAAAAGAGCGCACTCCCACCGCACATTTTGGTCATGACGGCAACTCCCATTCCGCGGACGCTGGCGATGTCCCTCTATGGTGATCTCGACGCCTCCATCATCGATGAATTGCCGCCGGGTCGCAAGGAAATCAAGACCGTGCATCGGTATGACAGCAATCGCCTCGCCGTATTCGAATTCATGCGACAGGAGATCAGCAAGGGTCGGCAGGTTTATGTGGTTTATCCCCTGATTAAAGAATCGGAAAAACTGGACTACAAGGACCTCATGGATGGTTATGAGAGCATTGTGCGACACTTCCCCCTCCCCGATTATCGCGTCGCTATTGTCCACGGTCAGATGAAACCGGAAGACAAGGAATTCGAGATGCAGCGTTTTGTCTCCGGGCAAGCCCAAATCATGGTGGCCACAACGGTCATTGAGGTGGGGGTGAATGTTCCCAATGCATCGGTCATGGTCATTGAGAGCGCTGAGCGTTTTGGCTTATCTCAATTGCACCAGCTCCGAGGTCGTGTGGGGCGCGGTGCCGATCAGAGTTACTGCGTGCTCTTGAGTAAGGACCAACTCAGTAAAGACGCCCAAACCCGTCTACAAACCATGGTCCGGACAACGGATGGTTTTGAGATTGCCGAGGTAGACATGCAGTTGCGCGGGCCTGGTGATTTAATGGGCACGCAACAGAGTGGTCTTTTGGACTTGCGGATTGCCGACGTGGCTCGAGATGGGCAAATCATGGCCCTCGCGAGAAGAGCAGCGGAAGCCCTGCTCTCCGGAGACCCCAATCTTGAAGGGGTGGTTTATCCCAAGGTTGTGTCGACTTTTAAGCGAAAAAACCAGAAAAAACTGCATTGGAGCCGAATTAGCTGAGTAATTTTGCGGCATGCGACAAAAGCTCACCGACCGGCTGAACCGCATGTGGCATCGGTCGACCATTTATCACGTCTATTTCCGTCGTAGCGGATTCTACACTTTTCTAGGCAAGAACAGCATCAAGCTTGGAGGTACCTTGGTCCTCTTCGCCATAGCGCTTTTGGCTTTTCAACACTACGTCGGAGATGTCGGGGAATTCTTTGCTGGAATTTTCTCCAGCATGAGCACCCGTGGTGTACTGACCCTTTTCTTTGTTAGTGAGACCATCTTGGGCATGATTCCTCCAGATTTTTTCATCCTTTGGGCTGGGAGTTTTGACGAACCCATGCGCATGGTTGCCGTCCTCGCCCTCATCAGCTATGGTGGAGGGTTCACGGCTTACCTGATTGGACGAAGAATCAGCTACACCCAGCGCGTGAATCATTATTTAAACACGAAATTCAAGCCTCAATTTGTCTTCCTAAATAAGTGGGGAGGCTTCTTTGTCTTGTTAGCGGCCATGTTCCCAATTCCCTATGCTATTGCGTCTCTGGTGGCTGGAATCGTGCGCTTTCCAATGTTTCGCTTTCTGTTTTTTGGCTTGGCTCGTCTCCTTCGATTCTACCTATACGCTCTGGCTCTCTTTCAGATCTCGAACTAAGACCCTTTGCCTTGGGCCTTTTGCTTAAATTTGACCCTCATTAGAAAATCGACCGATGAAGATCTCCTACAGCTGGCTCTGCGACTACTTGAAAACAGATGAGTCCCTCGACGAAATCATTCGCCTACTGACCGAAATTGGTTTGGAAGTAGAAGGAACGGAAGAGTTCGAATCTATTCCCGGCGGCCTCAAAGGAGTGTACGTAGGTAAAGTGCTTACCTGCGAGCAGCATCCGAATGCGGATCGCCTGAAGGTGTGTACGGTCGACATCGGCATTGATGAGCCTCTTCAAATCGTCTGTGGCGCCAATAATGTCGCTGTTGATCAGCTGGTACCCGTAGCCACTGTGGGCACCTCATTAAAACCTACTGGTGCTGATGAGGCCTTTACCATCAAAAAAGGAAAGCTTCGAGGAGAAGTCTCGATGGGTATGATTTGCGCGGAGGATGAACTTGGTCTTGGTGATGATCATGATGGCATCATGGTGCTGGATGACCGAGCGGAAATTGGTCAGTCTGCCGCGGACTATTTTGGCATCACTCGTGATACCGTCATTGAAATTGGACTGACCCCAAACCGGGCAGATTCCATGTCCCATTACGGTGTGGCCCGTGATCTTCGTGCAGCCCTTCTTCGCTTTGGAAAGAAAGCAGAACTGCACTATCCACACAACGATGTCCTGACCGGTCACCACGAAAATACTCCAATCAGCGTAGAAGTTCGCGACACATCACGCGCTCCACGCTATGCCGGAATTGTACTTGAAAACATTAAAGTTGGGCCTTCACCCGAATGGCTGAAGAATCGACTGAAAGCGATTGGTCTCGCACCGATCAACAACGTTGTAGACATCACGAACTACGTCAATCACGAGCTCGGACAACCCCTGCACGCATTTGACGCATCGAAGATTCGAGGTCAAAAAGTCATTGTAGACACCATGACGGGTGGAACCAAATTCACCACCTTGGATGATAAAGAGCGCGAACTGCACCAAAACGACTTAATGATTTGTGATGCCGAGGGAGGCATGTGCATTGCCGGAGTGTTTGGCGGAGTCGAGTCCGGTGTTTCGAACGAAACAACGTCCATCTTCTTGGAGAGCGCCTATTTTGATCCGGTCAGCGTGCGCAAAACCGCTCGTCGCCATGGACTCAATACAGATGCCAGCTTCCGCTTTGAGCGCGGCATTGACCCGAATGGGGTGGTCGAGGCATTGAAAAGAGCCGTTGTCTTGTTGGAAGAGCTTGCAGGTGCAACCATCGGGTCTGATTTAACGGATCTATACCACCATCGCATTCCCAATCACCACGTGGACTTGAAATTGGAGTACATGGATCGGTTGATTGGAGAAGAAATTCACCGTCCCTTGGTGCGGAACATCTTGGAATGGCTCGACATTAAAATTGTCAACGAAGAAGAAGGGTGGTGGGCTCTTGAAGTACCCGCCTATCGAGTGGATGTGACCCGCCCCGCAGATGTGGTTGAGGAGGTTTTGCGCATTTACGGCTTCAACGAGTTGGCTGAAGGCGGAAAGATGGTCATGAGTACCGGGCATTTTGAACATCCTGATGTTCACCGGGCCGAAGAACTCATCAGCGAAATGCTTTGTGCCACCGGTTTCCATCAGATGATGGCCAATAGCCTAACCTCTGCCGAATACGGAACGGAAGAGTTGTATGACCTCGGGGAAAACACGCATCCGGTAAAGATGATTAACCCCTTGAGCTCAGAACAGGCAGTCATGCGTCGTAGCTTGATTCCCGGAGCCTTGGATGCCATCGCACACAACATCAAGCGTCAGCGTCGATCCTTGGCCCTTTTTGAATTTGGACGGGCCTACTTCGAAGATATTGGTGACTTCTATCGTGAAGAGGAATACTTAATGCTTGCTCTGAGCGGTCCTCGAGGAGAAGAGCATTGGACCACTGGAAAAGCCGAAAGTAGCTTCTACCAACTGAAATCGGCCGTGTCTAAAGTGCTCAAGCGCCTTGGTTTAGGTCAGGATTTTGTCATGAAGCCTGCTGAACACTCATACTATAGTGAAGGATTAGAAGTGATCGTTCGAGGTAACCGCATGGGTTTTGTGGGTCTTGTGCGTCAGGACTTACTCGCGAAGGCCGATGTTGAACAAGCCGTTTACGCAGGTGAATTGAGATGGGATCTGCTCAAGCCCCTACTCTCCAGCACCCGTGTTCGGTTTGAAGAATTACCCAAGTTCCCCTTTGTACGTCGAGATTTGGCGCTCTTAGTGAACAGCGAAGTGGCCTTTGGGGACATTCAGAGTGCCGCAGAACACGCCGAACGAAAACTGCTACAGGGAGTCGAATTGTTCGATGTGTATGAGGGTAAAAATCTTCCGGCCGGTAAGAAGAGTTACGCGGTTTCATTTACCTTCTACGACAGCAAAAAAACCCTGACTGACAAAGTGGTGGACAAGGCTATGTCCAAGATT from Cryomorphaceae bacterium carries:
- a CDS encoding phenylalanine--tRNA ligase subunit beta, whose amino-acid sequence is MKISYSWLCDYLKTDESLDEIIRLLTEIGLEVEGTEEFESIPGGLKGVYVGKVLTCEQHPNADRLKVCTVDIGIDEPLQIVCGANNVAVDQLVPVATVGTSLKPTGADEAFTIKKGKLRGEVSMGMICAEDELGLGDDHDGIMVLDDRAEIGQSAADYFGITRDTVIEIGLTPNRADSMSHYGVARDLRAALLRFGKKAELHYPHNDVLTGHHENTPISVEVRDTSRAPRYAGIVLENIKVGPSPEWLKNRLKAIGLAPINNVVDITNYVNHELGQPLHAFDASKIRGQKVIVDTMTGGTKFTTLDDKERELHQNDLMICDAEGGMCIAGVFGGVESGVSNETTSIFLESAYFDPVSVRKTARRHGLNTDASFRFERGIDPNGVVEALKRAVVLLEELAGATIGSDLTDLYHHRIPNHHVDLKLEYMDRLIGEEIHRPLVRNILEWLDIKIVNEEEGWWALEVPAYRVDVTRPADVVEEVLRIYGFNELAEGGKMVMSTGHFEHPDVHRAEELISEMLCATGFHQMMANSLTSAEYGTEELYDLGENTHPVKMINPLSSEQAVMRRSLIPGALDAIAHNIKRQRRSLALFEFGRAYFEDIGDFYREEEYLMLALSGPRGEEHWTTGKAESSFYQLKSAVSKVLKRLGLGQDFVMKPAEHSYYSEGLEVIVRGNRMGFVGLVRQDLLAKADVEQAVYAGELRWDLLKPLLSSTRVRFEELPKFPFVRRDLALLVNSEVAFGDIQSAAEHAERKLLQGVELFDVYEGKNLPAGKKSYAVSFTFYDSKKTLTDKVVDKAMSKIQSAVEKSTGAELRG
- a CDS encoding M1 family metallopeptidase; translation: MKNLLYLLLFSSLFASGQEYDSTQIPVERVVDFHTLDLELELQPKKKRVRGTVAYTFSPLRASVDSMYLHARDMEIESVVINGVELRFRQDEQGVHVFPHPPVKGESQMTIIYEAFPKKGMYFNGWDGNGLKQIWTQGQGIKNRHWVPCFDLQHDKVVTSIALEFDKDFEVISNGALEVKEERGRKTYWKYAMNRPQSTYLMALIIGEYDVMRQRSPFGTPVENYFYPDLPEQAEPTFVETNQLLSYLEEEIGVAYPWSAYRQAPVEYFLYGAMENTTAVVLNDRYMVDWRSRIDENYVYVNAHEMAHHWFGDWLTARTGHDHWLQEGFATYYGALGERAMLGDEVADYRRWRDYGLVTTRESSNAYPLQHNAAGSLIHYQKGRLVLDMLREEVGDVVFRRVISQYVIENGFGLVDSEELLNYFSDVAGRSLGWFWDQWIYEAGVPTLRVDVDTTRSEEQTVYGFTLNQFQESEPFRFGWNWEIVLEGGGRLSGREFVVDRQHRWTVSLPEGQRIAYILYDPDGIVLKQFVHPYTMEELLAISQDTAHYFSRAQALKELSRFPGLAPAEDWLTAMPLDDDLRKLWARNFIYYPEEAVQVGTQWLQSSREELYETAWYLGQGDPSLLDSTLISELWKTGSPLFLETLLDDLMERDAERFAYLLQDTYPGNNGNNLEVRRAMWKYALDGEDQSLKYLLGFGSEAYNRQTRENAWRALRTVECKDVRWREQLEAASEHYNYRFRTAAKRYLQYLQEVN
- the recG gene encoding ATP-dependent DNA helicase RecG — encoded protein: MSSSQHILYGPIEYLKGVGPQRGELLKSELGIHRLGDLLYLFPFRYIDRTQYHKIVDLRSDVTEVQLVGRIVQIEEVGHGRQKRLVARFEDETGQIDLVWFQGGKWIKNTLQINERYVVFGKPKNFKNRYNIPHPELEKWEDHERSIRSALQPVYPSTEKLTQKGLHSKGIGKLQEALWQQVQGLVGDTVDVSFRKDHRLLPLEEALLNIHFPRNIELLEKARFRLKFEELFFIQVGLVQQKSLRHQKLGSYSFEKIGAAFNDFYAHGLPFELTGAQKRVIKEIRRDVGSGHQMNRLLQGDVGSGKTIVALMTMFMALDNGYQACLMAPTEILAQQHYQGLSELIGPQGHRIELLTGSVKTAARKPILADLASGDLPFIVGTHALLEDKVKFKNLGLVVIDEQHRFGVAQRAKMWKKSALPPHILVMTATPIPRTLAMSLYGDLDASIIDELPPGRKEIKTVHRYDSNRLAVFEFMRQEISKGRQVYVVYPLIKESEKLDYKDLMDGYESIVRHFPLPDYRVAIVHGQMKPEDKEFEMQRFVSGQAQIMVATTVIEVGVNVPNASVMVIESAERFGLSQLHQLRGRVGRGADQSYCVLLSKDQLSKDAQTRLQTMVRTTDGFEIAEVDMQLRGPGDLMGTQQSGLLDLRIADVARDGQIMALARRAAEALLSGDPNLEGVVYPKVVSTFKRKNQKKLHWSRIS
- a CDS encoding long-chain fatty acid--CoA ligase — protein: MEIKRLFDFPYYALAHHPKKDAIASKVNGKWVHTSTQEFVDQANKISRALLRMGLRPDDKIAMISNNRTEWNIVDMGILQIGAQDVPIYPTASESDYKYIFNDAGIKLCFVSDRELYEKVMRCKPEIPSLGEVYTFDEVEGAKNWSEVLALGEDASNQSEVKELMDKVKYEDLATLIYTSGTTGTPKGVMLSHSNIVSNVMGSRPRLPVDAQAKGVSFLPLCHIYERMIIYLYVYSGVSLYYAESLDTIGDDIREVQPEVFTAVPRLLEKVYDRIIAKGEELTGVKKALFFWAVSVGEEYDVVGKSAFYKMKLGIARKLIFSKWQEALGGKVKAVASGSAALNPKLARIFLAAGIPVQEGYGLTETSPVVSVNGDNDNDRRIGTVGPILEDVEVKIADDGEILVKGPNVMMGYYNKPDVTAEVITDGWFHTGDIGKIVEGRFLKITDRKKQIFKTSGGKYIAPQIMENTFKESRFIENIMVIGEGQKHPSAFIQPDFAHLRNWCEIKGIEYSTNAEMIHDERIIKRYHKEVDKKNEPYGNWEKIKRFELTPEVWTVEGGEMTPTMKLRRKPILEKYAAYYEKIYGEAPMQK
- the purL gene encoding phosphoribosylformylglycinamidine synthase subunit PurL yields the protein MTDTNTRLTTLEDAQNLGLLESEYELIQERLGRVPNFTELSVYSVMWSEHCSYKNSILWLKKLPKDGPHMLVEAGEENAGLVDIGDGLACAFKIESHNHPSALEPYQGAATGVGGINRDIFTMGARPIAQLNSLRFGNLEEARTKWLLEGVTKGIGDYGNAFGIPIVGGEVYFDESYNQNPLVNAFSAGIMEVGEMISATSSGAGNPVYIVGSSTGKDGIHGAAFASKDITEESAEDLPAVQVGDPFQEKLLLEATLELAKTDCIVGMQDMGAAGITCSSCEMSAAGEHGMDLWLDKVPTRQDNMQAWEILLSESQERMLVVVKKGTEKEVEAIFDKWDLNCAEIGVVTEGGQVRYFMNDELVAEVPAEHLVLGGGAPQYEREYKEPAYYEEYKKFDINSVSEPSDLVAVAKKLMGAPNIASKKWVYEQYDSMVGTVNMSTNQPTDAGLVNIKDTDRALAFTVDCNSRYVHADPEVGTAIAVSEAARNIVCSGGEPSAITNCLNFGNPYNPEAYWQFVGAIKGMSAACEKFQTPVTGGNVSFYNQSVIGDETVPVHPTPTIGMMGIVQDKKNITPLGFQKKGDLIYLIGDPKEDISSSEYLVHHHGIKASPAPHFDLDEEFNMQDALKKLIKAGTISSAHDVSEGGLFVALAEASFVNDLGFDVLTDSEIREDAYLFGESQSRVVVSVDPDEEDDFITILMDAGVRFTLLGHVTKGKFVVDEQPYGMVNEYKEVHSESIGLQMAH
- a CDS encoding short-chain dehydrogenase; this translates as MRQKLTDRLNRMWHRSTIYHVYFRRSGFYTFLGKNSIKLGGTLVLFAIALLAFQHYVGDVGEFFAGIFSSMSTRGVLTLFFVSETILGMIPPDFFILWAGSFDEPMRMVAVLALISYGGGFTAYLIGRRISYTQRVNHYLNTKFKPQFVFLNKWGGFFVLLAAMFPIPYAIASLVAGIVRFPMFRFLFFGLARLLRFYLYALALFQISN